The stretch of DNA TCTGGGGGCCCAAAGTCCAGAATCGGGGCGCTTTCAGAAGGACGTTCTGAGGGTGATTCCACTCCTTGCCTCTTCCAACTTCTGGCAGCGGCTGGCTCTCCTCGTGGCCATGTCACCGAGTCTCTGTCTCGGCCTTCGTGTGGCTTTCTCTCCTTATCTTTTCTTGAGTCTCTCATAGGGACCCTTGTCAGATTGAGGGCCCAGCTTATGGTCGTGTGGCTAGTGCATTGCAGAGCCGGTGTGGCACCCGAGCAGTGTGCGTGCTTTACCCCTGAGCTGCACCTGCTCCCTGGTGGACTCGGTGTGGCCCTCTCCCAAGCAGCagacctgccctcccccacccgcaCAGTGCACGGGGTGCGCCAGAGTTGGTCATAACAGGAAGTACAGCAACCCAGGGGATCTAGAGAGGTGATGCTTAGGTAGAAGGCTTACAGTGGTACGTGAGAGGGCGTGGCACCACGTGTGAGCATTGTTCCAGGAGAGGGAGCCTTATCAGGGTGAAGTGGTGTGGGCCTCTTAGTGTCAGGTACGGTGGCAGCAGGGGTGGGCAAGCCAGAGCTGTGGCGGTGGACACATATCCTCCCTCTTAGCTTTGTGGTTTCTCCTTTCCTGCTCACCAGGGAAAGCTGCTGGCCAACGTGGCCAAGCGCCTGGGCCTTCACTATGTGGTCTACAGTGGCCTGGAGAACATCAAGAAGCTGACGGCCGGGAGACTGGCAGCAGGCCACTTTGATGGCAAAGGGGAGGTGGAGCAGTATTTCCGGGACATCGGAGTTCCCATGACCAGCGTGCGGCTGTCCTGCTATTTTGAGAACCTCCTCTCCTACTTCCTGCCCCAGAAAGCCCCCGATGGAAAGAGCTACTTGCTGAGTGagtgcccttcctccttccttgagCGTCGGCTCACTAAGGGGAGCTGTGGGTGCTGCAGAAAAGTGGCTTGTCCTCAGGTGGTTCTGGGTCCCAGCCCTGGTTCTTTCATGTTAGGCTTGTGACTTTGAACAGAGCATGTAACCTTGCTGGGCCTCTGCGTCTTGCTCTGTGAAATGAGTGTAACTGACTTTTCCAGAGGCAACGAGAAAATCTGCCAGGAGGCAATGATGCAGTGATGCAGTGATGCAATGTTGCAATGCTTCATCTGCTACAGAGACAAATGTGCTTGTTGTGACTTCTCCTTCAGGTGTAAGAGAGGATTTGGAAGATCAGGTCCAGTGGTAGGTTTCACAAAGTAGGAAAGCACTTTCTTCTCAGTCTGCAAACGGGCTGCAGGGAACCTTATGCAGCTTGTGTCCTGTGGTTGGCTGGAGTCCTCAGCCAGTCACCCCTCACCCTGTGCATGAACAGCAGGGAGAGAGTGCGGCACGGTCGTAGTGCTGACAAACCAGCATTGCCCGTTATAGTTTGCAAAGCCGGTCAGAGATACCTCTTGTGTTCCGTCTCTAGTTGAGCTCTGAGCCAACGAGGCCTCTGGGTGACCTGAAAGGGCAGCTGCGGTGGCACCTTCTCACAGGTGAGGAGTGCGGCAGGACCCAAGTGCTCCTAGGGCCACATCTAGATAACGCCGTGTCTCTCTGTCCACCAAACCACCTTGGCAGTTGAGTTGCTCACTGATGTAACACATTTACAGAGCCCCTGCCACGTGCTGCTCTGGGCCAGACCCTGCCCTCGGCACACAGACCTCCCTGCTAGTGTCGTTGGCTTTCCAGCCGATGCCTTAAGAGCAGCCCCTTCAGTTCCTTCCGGTTCCTGTCTTCGCCCTGAGACGGTACGCTGGTCCAGTGTTCTCCCCACGCTGTGAATGGAGTAACCAGGGCGCAGAGTGTAAACAGGTGCCAAGATGGCAGGGCTCGGGTTGCATCCCGTGTCCTGACTAAACACCACTGCTGCTTCTCCACAGACACCGAGGTGCTGGCCTGTGCACATGTCCAGGTGATTGGCTGGTGCAAACACCAGCTTCAAACCCTTGAGATGTGTGCCAGcatacccctccccccccaggctTGCCCGTGGGTGATGTGCCCATGGACGGCATATCGATGACCGACCTGGGCCCTGTGGTGCTCAGCCTGCTGAAGATGCCAGAAGAATATGTTGGCCGGAACATTGGGCTCAGTACCTGCAAGCACACAGCAGAAGAGTATGCCGCTCTGCTCTCCAAGCACACTGGGAAGGCCGTGTGTGATGCCAAGGTgggctcctgctgccctgggcctgggatgGGTGAGGTCCCAGCTCCCACTGGGGACTCTGGCAGTCCCATTCTGGTCGTTCTAACCCCCAGTGGGGGCTTTATGGGTGGTAGAGAAGTAGTATCTAGGACTGCCCCATTACTCTGGGCAAGGTAAATCTGAATTCATCGCTGTGAACATTTGTCATGCTGTACTTGGGAGCCAAGTGTGGCTGCTGAGAGAAATTTCTAGCTTAGGCAGTTGACCAAATGGAGAGGAAGGTTTCTGGGAAGAGGGGACCCTAGGGGCCAAGGCAAGGAGTGAACACAACAGGGATCCTGGGCTTCTCTAGGGGTGTGAcatgagggagggaaggggaatgaGGCCAGAGACAAGGGCCCTACCCTGTCTTCTCTCGGCCTTGCTGGGTGGGTGGGAGACCCTCTGTCCTCTTCTGTCCCTGCCAACCCTCAGTCTTTCTGTTCAGACCCGTAGGTGCCTTGTTTATTTGGCCTTCCCATTATGGTAGTAAGACTTACTAAAGGAAGTCTGGGAAACTCCAAgtcattaaaagacaaaaactagGGCAgccggggtagctcagtggtttagcgccgacttcagcccagggcatgatcctggagaccggggatcgagtcccatgtcaggctccctgcatggagcctgcttctccctctgcctgtgtctgtgtctctctctctgtgtctctcatgaataaataaataaatcttaaaaaaaagaaaaaagaaaaaaaaggcaaaaaccacCCCTAGAGCTCCTAGAGACAAGCAGAGcaatgatggggggggggggggggcatggcaGGACCTGTTTCAGGTGGGTcagacccccccacccacctgggATCCTGCTCCCAGCCCTGAACACCCACCAGTGTATGACCTTGGGGCACAATCCCTGaccctctgtgcctcagattccttatctataaaatgggtatgtGACTAGTATCTCCTTCCCTGGTTAGGATGGAATGGAATAATAGATGTGTTTCCTTAGTGTAGTGAAGTGCTCTAGAAAACATGTCCTAAATGGCCGTGCGTTACATCTAGACAAAGGTCTGAAGCAGCCATGGAGATTTTGACGAACTGAGAAGTTTAGATGCAGTTTGGTCAGCAAAGGGGAACAGCTTTGGTTTTTGAACAACAAAGTGATGTTTGCAGAATTCTGGTTTGGAAAGGGCTGAGAAGTTTCCATCCCATGATCTTGAAAGAGAAGGATTTatgcactgggtgttactctgtatgttggcaaattgaacaccaataaaaaataaatttattatttaaaaaaaaaggatttatgattttttttttaagattttgtttattcatttgagacacacagagag from Vulpes vulpes isolate BD-2025 chromosome 3, VulVul3, whole genome shotgun sequence encodes:
- the NMRAL1 gene encoding nmrA-like family domain-containing protein 1 isoform X3 — protein: MADEKLVVVFGATGAQGGSVARTLLEDGTFRVRVVTRDPGQKAAKELRLQGAEVVQGDQDDEASMELALTGAHAAFIVTNYWENCSQEQEVKQGKLLANVAKRLGLHYVVYSGLENIKKLTAGRLAAGHFDGKGEVEQYFRDIGVPMTSVRLSCYFENLLSYFLPQKAPDGKSYLLKATRKSARRQ
- the NMRAL1 gene encoding nmrA-like family domain-containing protein 1 isoform X2, which gives rise to MADEKLVVVFGATGAQGGSVARTLLEDGTFRVRVVTRDPGQKAAKELRLQGAEVVQGDQDDEASMELALTGAHAAFIVTNYWENCSQEQEVKQGKLLANVAKRLGLHYVVYSGLENIKKLTAGRLAAGHFDGKGEVEQYFRDIGVPMTSVRLSCYFENLLSYFLPQKAPDGKSYLLSLPVGDVPMDGISMTDLGPVVLSLLKMPEEYVGRNIGLSTCKHTAEEYAALLSKHTGKAVCDAKTPLCF